The sequence GTCCCGCTGGACCGGCTCATGCTGGAGACCGACGCCCCCTACATGGCGCCCGAGCCCCACCGGGGGGAGCGGTGCGACTCTTCCTTCCTCCCCCTGACCGCCGCCCGTGTGGCCCAGCTCAAGGGGCTGGAGACCGGAGAAGTCCTCCGGGCCACCCTGGAAAACGGCAAACGGTTTTTCAACATTCTGTGAGGAGGTACAACCGTATGGAGACCATTTCCTATGCGTATGAAGGGGCGCTGTACGTTAACCTGACCAACCGGTGCGACTGCGCCTGCGTGTTCTGCCTGCGGCACAACGGCCACAATGGCAGTATCTACGCCGATGACCTGTGGCTGGACCACGAGCCCACCCGGGAGGAGGCCCTGGCCGACCTGCTCTCCCGGGACTTCTCCTGCTACCGGGAGCTGGTGTTCTGTGGCTTTGGGGAGCCCATGTTCCGCACCGACGACATCTGCTGGCTGGTGGATGCGCTGAAACAGGCCGTTCCCGCCCTGCCGCCGGTGCGCATCAACACCAACGGCCACGCCAATCTGATCCTGGGCCGGGACGTGACCCCCGATCTAAAGGGCCGCATCGACGTGCTGTCCATCTCCCTCAACGGTTCCAC is a genomic window of Intestinimonas massiliensis (ex Afouda et al. 2020) containing:
- a CDS encoding TatD family nuclease-associated radical SAM protein translates to METISYAYEGALYVNLTNRCDCACVFCLRHNGHNGSIYADDLWLDHEPTREEALADLLSRDFSCYRELVFCGFGEPMFRTDDICWLVDALKQAVPALPPVRINTNGHANLILGRDVTPDLKGRIDVLSISLNGSTAEEYCAVTHPRDGEAAWQAMLDFTRRAAGYVPTVVMTIVNKDKSPAEIAACRALAEGLGAVLRIREYIPD